The following coding sequences lie in one Paracidovorax avenae genomic window:
- a CDS encoding calcium transporter ChaC, producing the protein MAASQASGAPRPRAAVLPSMIGAAGQAAAGARPALSDAAWERIAMLPPAQRQRLNARERETLAAAVHALRSHVEAEGLDFIPVFGHWSLRTDNYRELGKASQDEVQEGRDTVPARIGDYGMDFVASTEYRGRPQHPGAVASIAPSPGGQVPGTLLKLPFDRAEELLTVLLTREIGAEADLRAPPDAQGRPRSSLMYQPAVRPVTLQDGSTVHALLFETNPDGAKSLRRAFGDESGLTAGRLAFFIAGEGGFVRDGKHYGGPSADYWKAGMQRLEASGDAPDPLLAEAYRIATSSRSADGGLSLDAMVGAAVPRGTWHGHQGWLGRAEARLPAVYAQPGSPAAIAAHQQHQRALDTAVAAWLSGEVAGAVRVDGGDLRTALARELPALLQGQGFDPSVYAASAMGERGYGRHLLYSESDARSGMQGLFSLQVAAFDTQRHPEALAHPEVCAVFDAAVAKEGTALWPEDTAVAVFLHRDIDGVSGGLELPLQDPFAVRRRLH; encoded by the coding sequence ATGGCCGCATCGCAGGCATCGGGCGCGCCGCGGCCACGTGCCGCCGTACTGCCGTCGATGATCGGTGCGGCCGGTCAGGCGGCCGCCGGGGCTCGCCCAGCCCTGTCCGATGCGGCCTGGGAGCGCATCGCCATGCTGCCGCCCGCGCAGCGCCAGCGGCTGAATGCCCGGGAGCGGGAGACGCTGGCGGCCGCGGTGCATGCACTGCGCAGCCACGTCGAGGCCGAAGGGCTGGATTTCATTCCCGTGTTCGGCCACTGGTCGCTGCGCACCGACAACTACCGGGAGCTGGGCAAGGCCAGCCAGGACGAGGTGCAGGAAGGCCGTGACACGGTCCCCGCGCGCATCGGCGACTACGGCATGGACTTCGTGGCGAGCACGGAGTACCGGGGCCGGCCGCAACATCCCGGCGCCGTGGCGTCCATCGCGCCGTCCCCTGGCGGGCAGGTGCCCGGCACGCTTTTGAAGCTGCCCTTCGACCGCGCGGAGGAATTGCTCACCGTGCTGCTGACGCGCGAGATCGGCGCGGAGGCGGACCTGCGCGCGCCACCCGATGCGCAGGGCCGGCCCCGCTCCAGCCTCATGTACCAGCCGGCGGTGCGGCCCGTCACGCTGCAGGACGGCAGCACGGTGCATGCACTGCTGTTCGAGACCAACCCCGACGGCGCCAAGTCGTTGCGGCGCGCGTTCGGCGACGAGTCGGGATTGACCGCCGGGCGGCTGGCCTTCTTCATCGCGGGCGAGGGCGGGTTCGTGCGCGATGGCAAGCACTACGGAGGGCCGAGCGCCGACTACTGGAAGGCCGGCATGCAGCGGCTCGAAGCGTCGGGCGATGCGCCCGATCCGCTGCTGGCCGAGGCCTACCGCATCGCCACGTCCAGCCGCTCCGCGGACGGCGGATTGTCGCTGGATGCCATGGTGGGCGCCGCCGTGCCGCGCGGCACGTGGCACGGGCACCAGGGCTGGCTCGGCCGGGCCGAAGCGCGGCTGCCGGCGGTGTATGCGCAGCCGGGCAGCCCGGCCGCCATCGCCGCGCACCAGCAGCACCAGCGGGCGCTGGATACGGCCGTGGCAGCATGGCTGTCGGGCGAGGTCGCCGGCGCGGTCCGGGTGGACGGCGGCGACCTGCGCACGGCCCTGGCACGCGAACTGCCCGCACTGCTGCAGGGGCAGGGGTTCGACCCCTCCGTGTACGCGGCCTCCGCGATGGGCGAGCGCGGATACGGCCGCCATCTGCTATACAGCGAATCGGACGCCCGCAGCGGCATGCAGGGCCTGTTCAGCCTGCAGGTGGCGGCTTTCGACACGCAGCGGCATCCGGAGGCGCTGGCGCATCCGGAGGTGTGCGCGGTGTTCGATGCGGCGGTGGCGAAAGAGGGTACGGCGCTGTGGCCTGAGGACACCGCGGTGGCGGTTTTCCTGCATCGCGATATCGACGGCGTGTCGGGCGGACTGGAGCTTCCGCTGCAGGATCCCTTCGCGGTCCGGCGCCGCCTGCACTGA
- a CDS encoding GyrI-like domain-containing protein codes for MIETPRIVQMEAQPAALWPVSCTREEIQQVMGRSVRALMDALAAQGVSPAGPLFTHHLRRPTDTFEFHLGVPVDKPVGPGPDGGLQPGEWPAMRVARTEYRGRYEDLPQAWETFHRWIGAQGVRPAEDVWERYLTGPETGSDPGGWRTELIQPLAD; via the coding sequence ATGATCGAAACCCCCCGCATCGTCCAGATGGAGGCGCAGCCGGCCGCGCTCTGGCCCGTGTCGTGCACGCGCGAGGAAATCCAGCAGGTCATGGGCCGGAGCGTGCGCGCCCTGATGGACGCCCTGGCCGCGCAGGGCGTCTCTCCCGCCGGGCCGCTCTTCACCCACCACCTGCGACGCCCCACGGATACCTTCGAGTTCCACCTCGGCGTGCCCGTGGACAAGCCCGTGGGCCCCGGGCCGGATGGTGGCCTGCAGCCCGGGGAGTGGCCCGCCATGCGCGTGGCGCGCACCGAGTACCGCGGGCGTTACGAAGACCTGCCCCAGGCCTGGGAGACGTTCCATCGGTGGATCGGCGCCCAGGGCGTAAGGCCGGCGGAGGATGTGTGGGAGCGCTACCTCACCGGGCCGGAAACCGGCAGCGATCCGGGCGGGTGGCGCACGGAGCTGATCCAGCCGCTGGCGGACTGA
- a CDS encoding mechanosensitive ion channel family protein produces the protein MLNDTPSTASLLSWLRDETVWGLSLSSIALAVASALGVYLGITLLLGVAQRRTRRLAEARAAQGREGAGSVAAVAAEVLGGTSHLLILLVALLVGVGMLDLAPRWQARVGQLWFIALALQMALWGTRAIGIAIRRYEARHLGTPSVQVSASGTLMSWGLRTLLWATIVLAMLANLGVNITAFVASLGVGGIAIALAVQNVLGDLFASLAIAVDKPFEVGDFIVVGSVAGTVQRIGVKTTRIRSLGGEQIVMSNTDLLKQTINNYRYLQERRIVFTFSVSYATTAAQAEAVAQAVRRIIEAQDKVRFDRAHLKGFGANALEYEVVYIVLDAGYNAYMDVQQAINLAILRELGALGVQFGVPVRQVQMVPPARADVPEAGGSSQEVSP, from the coding sequence ATGCTGAACGACACCCCCTCCACCGCCTCCCTCCTGTCCTGGCTCCGCGACGAGACCGTCTGGGGCCTCTCGCTGTCGAGCATCGCGCTGGCCGTTGCCTCGGCGCTGGGCGTGTACCTGGGCATCACGCTGCTGCTGGGCGTGGCGCAGCGGCGCACCCGGCGGCTCGCGGAGGCGCGTGCGGCGCAGGGGCGCGAGGGGGCGGGCAGCGTGGCGGCCGTCGCTGCCGAAGTGCTCGGCGGCACCAGCCACCTGCTGATCCTGCTGGTGGCGCTGCTGGTCGGCGTGGGCATGCTGGACCTGGCGCCGCGCTGGCAGGCGCGCGTGGGGCAGCTCTGGTTCATCGCGCTGGCGCTGCAGATGGCGCTGTGGGGAACGCGCGCCATCGGCATCGCGATCCGGCGCTACGAGGCGCGGCACCTGGGGACGCCGTCGGTGCAGGTGAGCGCCTCGGGAACGCTGATGTCCTGGGGGCTGCGCACCTTGCTGTGGGCCACCATCGTGCTGGCGATGCTCGCCAATCTCGGGGTCAACATCACGGCCTTCGTGGCGAGCCTGGGCGTGGGCGGCATCGCCATCGCGCTGGCCGTGCAGAACGTGCTGGGCGATCTCTTCGCCTCGCTGGCGATCGCCGTGGACAAGCCCTTCGAGGTGGGCGATTTCATCGTGGTGGGCAGCGTGGCGGGCACGGTGCAGCGCATCGGCGTGAAGACCACGCGCATCCGCAGCCTGGGTGGCGAGCAGATCGTGATGTCCAACACCGACCTGCTCAAGCAGACCATCAACAACTACCGCTACCTGCAGGAGCGGCGCATCGTCTTCACCTTCTCCGTGAGCTACGCCACCACCGCGGCGCAGGCCGAGGCCGTGGCCCAGGCGGTGCGGCGCATCATCGAGGCACAGGACAAGGTGCGCTTCGACCGCGCACACCTCAAGGGTTTCGGCGCCAATGCGCTCGAATACGAGGTGGTCTATATCGTGCTGGATGCGGGCTACAACGCCTACATGGACGTGCAGCAGGCCATCAATCTCGCGATCCTGCGCGAGCTGGGTGCGCTGGGCGTGCAGTTCGGCGTGCCCGTGCGCCAGGTGCAGATGGTTCCCCCCGCGCGTGCCGACGTCCCGGAGGCCGGCGGTTCTTCCCAGGAGGTGTCCCCATGA
- a CDS encoding phosphoethanolamine transferase — MVFSLSWFVSRGRALLRSPWFPLVLICLLALSLIVLGHDGKRVAQLVALAAPPFAWLFWPVRRAWVHRLRAALLWTWAMAFALDGVARAYLLDAYQAAPDSAMVLGAVANTNAREGTEYLRMHWRAALLAACGVMAVAAVLAACLSRGLRSPGPSARTRPRSPSRARRAALWGLGGAVMLSGAAAYASKPWRRLHPVLFWVQWGDKVEHVRADWAGQQGARQALLERARADAPFMAEDGPALVVLVISDSVNRDNMSLYGYGRPTTPGLQAQQAVLGEAFTAFRQAWSADATTLPALRNFFRFGEPDAAHPHHALAIARAAGYKVWWMSNHDDVGIEQMHARMADITEMNNRTPGRSGASLDSEVLDCLEEALADPAPRKLLVLHLMGAHPHYDLRFPEGANPFDDRPDAVDASLERAGRPAWLRDRREEYDAAVLYHDGIVSTILRRTREGGTPGGYRAFMYLSDHGQEVGHGANWAGHSPSTPAGYRIPAIVWHNGRAPLAPQGLERRPLRADWAGHTLVQLLRIDWKGYRADRDVLSRGYRWFPPEVAALAEARGAQAGPGPGSH; from the coding sequence ATGGTGTTTTCGCTCTCCTGGTTCGTGTCCCGTGGGCGTGCGCTGTTGCGCAGTCCATGGTTCCCCCTGGTACTGATTTGCCTCCTGGCCCTGAGCCTGATCGTGCTGGGCCACGACGGCAAGCGCGTGGCGCAACTCGTGGCGCTGGCTGCACCTCCCTTCGCCTGGCTGTTCTGGCCCGTGCGCCGCGCCTGGGTGCATCGCCTGCGGGCCGCGCTGCTGTGGACCTGGGCGATGGCGTTCGCGCTCGACGGCGTGGCACGCGCCTATCTGCTGGACGCCTACCAGGCCGCACCGGACAGCGCGATGGTGCTGGGTGCCGTGGCCAATACCAATGCCCGAGAGGGAACGGAATACCTGCGCATGCACTGGCGCGCCGCGCTGCTCGCGGCATGCGGCGTGATGGCGGTGGCGGCGGTCCTGGCTGCCTGCCTGTCGCGGGGGCTGCGCAGCCCGGGGCCATCGGCCCGGACACGGCCCCGGTCGCCGTCGCGCGCCCGCCGCGCGGCCCTGTGGGGGCTGGGCGGCGCGGTGATGCTGTCGGGTGCCGCGGCCTATGCCAGCAAGCCGTGGCGGCGGCTGCACCCGGTGCTTTTCTGGGTGCAGTGGGGCGACAAGGTGGAGCACGTGCGCGCCGACTGGGCCGGGCAGCAGGGCGCGCGGCAGGCGCTGCTCGAACGCGCGCGCGCCGATGCTCCTTTCATGGCGGAAGACGGGCCCGCGCTCGTGGTGCTGGTGATCTCCGACAGCGTGAACCGCGACAACATGTCGCTCTATGGCTATGGCCGGCCCACCACGCCGGGGCTGCAGGCGCAGCAGGCGGTGCTGGGCGAGGCGTTCACGGCCTTCCGCCAGGCCTGGTCGGCCGATGCGACCACGCTGCCCGCGCTGCGCAATTTCTTCCGCTTCGGCGAGCCCGATGCGGCACATCCCCACCATGCGCTGGCCATCGCGCGCGCGGCCGGCTACAAGGTCTGGTGGATGAGCAACCACGACGACGTGGGCATCGAGCAGATGCACGCGCGCATGGCGGACATCACCGAGATGAACAACCGCACGCCCGGCCGATCCGGCGCCTCGCTCGACAGCGAGGTGCTCGACTGCCTGGAGGAAGCGCTGGCCGATCCTGCGCCGCGCAAGCTGCTCGTGCTGCATCTCATGGGCGCGCACCCGCATTACGACCTGCGTTTTCCGGAAGGTGCCAATCCCTTCGACGACCGGCCGGATGCGGTGGATGCCAGCCTGGAGCGCGCCGGCAGGCCAGCCTGGCTGCGGGACCGGCGCGAGGAATACGACGCCGCGGTGCTCTACCACGACGGCATCGTCTCCACCATCCTGCGGCGTACCCGCGAAGGCGGCACGCCGGGCGGCTACCGCGCCTTCATGTACCTCTCCGACCATGGGCAGGAAGTGGGCCATGGCGCCAACTGGGCCGGGCACAGCCCCTCCACGCCCGCGGGCTACCGCATCCCCGCCATCGTGTGGCACAACGGCCGCGCGCCGCTGGCCCCGCAGGGGCTGGAACGGCGTCCGCTGCGTGCGGACTGGGCGGGTCATACGCTGGTGCAGCTGCTGCGCATCGACTGGAAGGGCTATCGGGCCGACCGCGACGTGCTCAGCAGGGGCTACCGGTGGTTTCCACCCGAAGTGGCGGCCCTGGCGGAAGCGCGGGGCGCGCAGGCAGGGCCCGGGCCGGGCTCGCACTGA